From the genome of Gorilla gorilla gorilla isolate KB3781 chromosome 4, NHGRI_mGorGor1-v2.1_pri, whole genome shotgun sequence, one region includes:
- the FAM117A gene encoding protein FAM117A isoform X2 yields the protein MRLIVLRGQHIDQALQILDIPDGHRAPAPPQSGSCDHPLVLLEPGNLASSPSMSLASPQPCGLASHEEHRGATEELASTPNDKASSPGHPAFLEDGSPSPVLAFAASPRPNHSYVFKREPPEGCEKVRVFEEATSPGPDLAFLTSCPDKNKVHFNPTGSAFCPVNLMKPLFPGMGFIFRNCPSNPGSPLPPASPRPPPRKDPEASKASPLPFEPWQRTPPSEEPVLFQSSLMV from the exons atgaggCTTATAGTCTTAAGGGGACAACACATTGATCAAGCCCTACAG ATCCTTGATATCCCTGATGGGCACCGggccccagctcctccccagAGTGGCAGCTGTGATCATCCCCTCGTCCTCCTGGAGCCTGGCAACCTTGCCAGCTCTCCTTCCATGTCCTTGGCATCTCCCCAGCCTTGTGGCCTGGCCAGTCATGAGGAACATCGGGGTGCCACCGAGGAGCTGGCATCCACCCCCAACGACAAAG CCTCCTCTCCAGGACACCCAGCCTTTCTTGAAGATGGCAGCCCATCTCCAGTCCTTGCCTTTGCTGCCTCCCCTCGGCCTAATCATAGCTACGTCTTCAAACGGGAGCCCCCAGAAGGCTGTGAGAAAGTGCGTGTGTTTGAAGAAGCCAC GTCCCCAGGTCCTGACCTGGCCTTCCTGACTTCCTGTCCTGACAAGAACAAAGTCCATTTCAACCCGACCGGCTCAGCCTTCTGCCCCGTCAACCTGATGAAGCCCCTCTTCCCCGGCATGGGCTTCATCTTCCGTAACTGCCCCTCAAACCCAGGATCTCCCCTTCCCCCGGCCAGCCCCAGGCCACCACCTCGGAAGGATCCGGAGGCCTCCAAGGCCTCCCCACTGCCATTCGAGCCATGGCAGCGCACCCCACCATCAGAAGAGCCTGTGCTTTTCCAGAGCTCCCTGATGGTCTGA
- the FAM117A gene encoding protein FAM117A isoform X3 translates to MSLASPQPCGLASHEEHRGATEELASTPNDKASSPGHPAFLEDGSPSPVLAFAASPRPNHSYVFKREPPEGCEKVRVFEEATSPGPDLAFLTSCPDKNKVHFNPTGSAFCPVNLMKPLFPGMGFIFRNCPSNPGSPLPPASPRPPPRKDPEASKASPLPFEPWQRTPPSEEPVLFQSSLMV, encoded by the exons ATGTCCTTGGCATCTCCCCAGCCTTGTGGCCTGGCCAGTCATGAGGAACATCGGGGTGCCACCGAGGAGCTGGCATCCACCCCCAACGACAAAG CCTCCTCTCCAGGACACCCAGCCTTTCTTGAAGATGGCAGCCCATCTCCAGTCCTTGCCTTTGCTGCCTCCCCTCGGCCTAATCATAGCTACGTCTTCAAACGGGAGCCCCCAGAAGGCTGTGAGAAAGTGCGTGTGTTTGAAGAAGCCAC GTCCCCAGGTCCTGACCTGGCCTTCCTGACTTCCTGTCCTGACAAGAACAAAGTCCATTTCAACCCGACCGGCTCAGCCTTCTGCCCCGTCAACCTGATGAAGCCCCTCTTCCCCGGCATGGGCTTCATCTTCCGTAACTGCCCCTCAAACCCAGGATCTCCCCTTCCCCCGGCCAGCCCCAGGCCACCACCTCGGAAGGATCCGGAGGCCTCCAAGGCCTCCCCACTGCCATTCGAGCCATGGCAGCGCACCCCACCATCAGAAGAGCCTGTGCTTTTCCAGAGCTCCCTGATGGTCTGA
- the SLC35B1 gene encoding solute carrier family 35 member B1 isoform X2 produces the protein MRPLPPVGDVRLELSPPPPLLPVPVVSGSPVGSSGRLMASSSSLVPDRLRLPLCFLGVFVCYFYYGILQEKITRGKYGEGAKQETFTFALTLVFIQCVINAVFAKILIQFFDTARVDRTRSWLYAACSISYLGAMVSSNSALQFVNYPTQVLGKSCKPIPVMLLGVTLLKKKYPLAKYLCVLLIVAGVALFMYKPKKVVGIEEHTVGYGELLLLLSLTLDGLTGVSQDHMRAHYQTGSNHMMLNINLWSTLLLGMGILFTGELWEFLSFAERYPAIIYNILLFGLTSALGQSFIFMTVVYFGPLTCSIITTTRKFFTILASVILFANPISPMQWVGTVLVFLGLGLDAKFGKGAKKTSH, from the exons ATGAGGCCCCTGCCGCCGGTCGGCGATGTCCGGCTGGAGCTGTCGCCTCCGCCGCCGCTGCTGCCGGTGCCGGTTGTGAGCGGGTCTCCAGTCGGCTCTTCTGGGCGTCTCATGGCCTCTAGCAGCTCCCTGGTGCCCGACCGGCTGCGCCTGCCGCTCTGCTTCTTGGGTGTCTTTGTCTGCTATTTTTACTATGGGATCCTGCAGGAAAAGAT AACAAGAGGAAAGTATGGGGAAGGAGCCAAGCAGGAGACGTTCACCTTTGCCTTAACTTTGGTCTTCATTCAATGTGTGATCAATGCTGTGTTTGCCAAGATCT TGATCCAGTTTTTTGACACTGCCAGGGTGGATCGTACCCGGAGCTGGCTTTATGCTGCCTGTTCTATCTCCTATCTGGGTGCCATGGTCTCCAGCAATTCAGCACTACAGTTTGTCAACTACCCAACTCAG GTCCTTGGTAAATCCTGCAAGCCAATCCCAG TCATGCTCCTTGGGGTGACCCTCTTGAAGAAGAAGTACCCGTTGGCCAAGTACCTGTGTGTGCTGTTAATTGTGGCTGGAGTGGCCCTTTTCATGTACAAACCCAAGAAAGTTGTTGGGATAGAAGAACACACAGTCGGCTATGGAGAGCTACTCTTG CTATTATCGCTGACCCTGGATGGACTGACTGGTGTTTCCCAGGACCACATGCGGGCTCATTACCAAACAGGCTCCAACCACATGATGCTGAACATCAACCTTTGGTCGACATTGCTGCTGGGAATGG GAATCCTGTTCACTGGGGAGCTCTGGGAGTTCTTGAGCTTTGCTGAAAGGTACCCTGCCATCATCTATAACATCCTGCTCTTTGGGCTGACCAGTGCCCTGGGTCAG AGCTTCATCTTTATGACGGTTGTGTATTTTGGTCCCCTGACCTGCTCCATCATCACTACAACTCGAAAGTTCTTCACAATTTTGGCCTCTGTGATCCTCTTCGCCAATCCCATCAGCCCCATGCAGTGGGTGGGCACTGTGCTTGTGTTCCTGG gTCTTGGTCTTGATGCCAAGTTTGGGAAAGGAGCTAAGAAGACATCCCACTAG
- the SLC35B1 gene encoding solute carrier family 35 member B1 isoform X1 — MRPLPPVGDVRLELSPPPPLLPVPVVSGSPVGSSGRLMASSSSLVPDRLRLPLCFLGVFVCYFYYGILQEKMTRVGPLLVLPDACKQPIRPRPWCHSRNTVSSCLGTRGKYGEGAKQETFTFALTLVFIQCVINAVFAKILIQFFDTARVDRTRSWLYAACSISYLGAMVSSNSALQFVNYPTQVLGKSCKPIPVMLLGVTLLKKKYPLAKYLCVLLIVAGVALFMYKPKKVVGIEEHTVGYGELLLLLSLTLDGLTGVSQDHMRAHYQTGSNHMMLNINLWSTLLLGMGILFTGELWEFLSFAERYPAIIYNILLFGLTSALGQSFIFMTVVYFGPLTCSIITTTRKFFTILASVILFANPISPMQWVGTVLVFLGLGLDAKFGKGAKKTSH, encoded by the exons ATGAGGCCCCTGCCGCCGGTCGGCGATGTCCGGCTGGAGCTGTCGCCTCCGCCGCCGCTGCTGCCGGTGCCGGTTGTGAGCGGGTCTCCAGTCGGCTCTTCTGGGCGTCTCATGGCCTCTAGCAGCTCCCTGGTGCCCGACCGGCTGCGCCTGCCGCTCTGCTTCTTGGGTGTCTTTGTCTGCTATTTTTACTATGGGATCCTGCAGGAAAAGAT GACCCGAGTCGGCCCCCTTTTGGTACTCCCAGATGCTTGCAAACAACCTATTCGTCCTCGGCCTTGGTGCCATAGCCGAAATACCGTCTCTTCCTGCCTGGG AACAAGAGGAAAGTATGGGGAAGGAGCCAAGCAGGAGACGTTCACCTTTGCCTTAACTTTGGTCTTCATTCAATGTGTGATCAATGCTGTGTTTGCCAAGATCT TGATCCAGTTTTTTGACACTGCCAGGGTGGATCGTACCCGGAGCTGGCTTTATGCTGCCTGTTCTATCTCCTATCTGGGTGCCATGGTCTCCAGCAATTCAGCACTACAGTTTGTCAACTACCCAACTCAG GTCCTTGGTAAATCCTGCAAGCCAATCCCAG TCATGCTCCTTGGGGTGACCCTCTTGAAGAAGAAGTACCCGTTGGCCAAGTACCTGTGTGTGCTGTTAATTGTGGCTGGAGTGGCCCTTTTCATGTACAAACCCAAGAAAGTTGTTGGGATAGAAGAACACACAGTCGGCTATGGAGAGCTACTCTTG CTATTATCGCTGACCCTGGATGGACTGACTGGTGTTTCCCAGGACCACATGCGGGCTCATTACCAAACAGGCTCCAACCACATGATGCTGAACATCAACCTTTGGTCGACATTGCTGCTGGGAATGG GAATCCTGTTCACTGGGGAGCTCTGGGAGTTCTTGAGCTTTGCTGAAAGGTACCCTGCCATCATCTATAACATCCTGCTCTTTGGGCTGACCAGTGCCCTGGGTCAG AGCTTCATCTTTATGACGGTTGTGTATTTTGGTCCCCTGACCTGCTCCATCATCACTACAACTCGAAAGTTCTTCACAATTTTGGCCTCTGTGATCCTCTTCGCCAATCCCATCAGCCCCATGCAGTGGGTGGGCACTGTGCTTGTGTTCCTGG gTCTTGGTCTTGATGCCAAGTTTGGGAAAGGAGCTAAGAAGACATCCCACTAG
- the SLC35B1 gene encoding solute carrier family 35 member B1 isoform X3, whose product MCDQCCVCQDLVDRTRSWLYAACSISYLGAMVSSNSALQFVNYPTQVLGKSCKPIPVMLLGVTLLKKKYPLAKYLCVLLIVAGVALFMYKPKKVVGIEEHTVGYGELLLLLSLTLDGLTGVSQDHMRAHYQTGSNHMMLNINLWSTLLLGMGILFTGELWEFLSFAERYPAIIYNILLFGLTSALGQSFIFMTVVYFGPLTCSIITTTRKFFTILASVILFANPISPMQWVGTVLVFLGLGLDAKFGKGAKKTSH is encoded by the exons ATGTGTGATCAATGCTGTGTTTGCCAAGATCT GGTGGATCGTACCCGGAGCTGGCTTTATGCTGCCTGTTCTATCTCCTATCTGGGTGCCATGGTCTCCAGCAATTCAGCACTACAGTTTGTCAACTACCCAACTCAG GTCCTTGGTAAATCCTGCAAGCCAATCCCAG TCATGCTCCTTGGGGTGACCCTCTTGAAGAAGAAGTACCCGTTGGCCAAGTACCTGTGTGTGCTGTTAATTGTGGCTGGAGTGGCCCTTTTCATGTACAAACCCAAGAAAGTTGTTGGGATAGAAGAACACACAGTCGGCTATGGAGAGCTACTCTTG CTATTATCGCTGACCCTGGATGGACTGACTGGTGTTTCCCAGGACCACATGCGGGCTCATTACCAAACAGGCTCCAACCACATGATGCTGAACATCAACCTTTGGTCGACATTGCTGCTGGGAATGG GAATCCTGTTCACTGGGGAGCTCTGGGAGTTCTTGAGCTTTGCTGAAAGGTACCCTGCCATCATCTATAACATCCTGCTCTTTGGGCTGACCAGTGCCCTGGGTCAG AGCTTCATCTTTATGACGGTTGTGTATTTTGGTCCCCTGACCTGCTCCATCATCACTACAACTCGAAAGTTCTTCACAATTTTGGCCTCTGTGATCCTCTTCGCCAATCCCATCAGCCCCATGCAGTGGGTGGGCACTGTGCTTGTGTTCCTGG gTCTTGGTCTTGATGCCAAGTTTGGGAAAGGAGCTAAGAAGACATCCCACTAG